A window of Lonchura striata isolate bLonStr1 chromosome 34, bLonStr1.mat, whole genome shotgun sequence genomic DNA:
CTCCACAGAGGGAAgggagttccaagagagcgtGTGGCCCCTCAAAACCGCCTTTTCAAggagcttcaaggtgggctggaacaaggctcggaccaatggggttacaggcacttgatgttttaggggagggacagaggtgcggggtgaaccatacatcaTTTGGGgtgtgagatggaacagtccacttgaccccagGACCCATATGTAGGCGGGGTTGCTTTCCGGCTAGCTGGGaaaactgttctcatcctggctgtgttatttatggataatcatatttatctagCTTCTGCAACAGAAGGCAGCCAGAGATCTGGCCAGGGCTCTGAGGTGGTGGTCCATAAGGAGCACGGTGATGGCAAAAAGCCCCACCAgggcttggaatgtgggaagagtttcCCCAAGCGCCCCGTCCTGGTCTGCCagcagaggatccacactgatGAACGGCCCTATAAATGTGGAGAATGTGGGAAAGGCTTCACAAACATCTCTTACCTGAATCatcaccagatgatccacacaGGGATACGACCCTATgtgtgtggggaatgtgggaagggcttccgTGACAGCACTCTCCCGATCATACACCAGGCAATGCACACTGGGAAAAGCCCCTACATGTGCTcagaatgtgggaagagcttcatgcAGAACTTCAAGCTGATGGtccaccagaggatccacactggagagaagccctacaagtgcgGGGAATGTGGGAAAAGCTTTAGCCAGAGATGCAACCTGAGAGtccaccagaggatccacactggggagaggcttATGAGTGTTCTGAGTGTGGGGAGAGGTTTCAGAGAAGATATAGTCTCCTCAAGCATCAGCAGATTCACACAGAATAGAGGCCCTTCGGCAGCGCTGAGTGTAGGAAGGTCTTTAGGAAGATTTCCACTTGCATCACCCCTCTGTGGATCCACGCTGGGGAGAGCCCCTAACAGTGTCCCAAGAGTGGGAAGAGTGTCTCCCAGATATATGAACTGCCCAAACAGCAACAGAGGCAGCAGTAAGTGCAGCTCTACAAGTGCTCTGTGTGCGGGAGAAACTGTGTGCGCTGCTC
This region includes:
- the LOC144247859 gene encoding LOW QUALITY PROTEIN: uncharacterized protein LOC144247859 (The sequence of the model RefSeq protein was modified relative to this genomic sequence to represent the inferred CDS: inserted 1 base in 1 codon), which translates into the protein MDNHIYLASATEGSQRSGQGSEVVVHKEHGDGKKPHQGLECGKSFPKRPVLVCQQRIHTDERPYKCGECGKGFTNISYLNHHQMIHTGIRPYVCGECGKGFRDSTLPIIHQAMHTGKSPYMCSECGKSFMQNFKLMVHQRIHTGEKPYKCGECGKSFSQRCNLRVHQRIHTGERXYECSECGERFQRRYSLLKHQQIHTE